One window of the Dreissena polymorpha isolate Duluth1 chromosome 5, UMN_Dpol_1.0, whole genome shotgun sequence genome contains the following:
- the LOC127831418 gene encoding putative tyrosinase-like protein tyr-3, which yields MFYKGVFGVSLWCTIAAFVNAQRPCPSDVFVKPAEVLACEQRAQNEPVNQTLAAEACLRTYFVNRVTANPLLPEDYAMLGEFAAKKFGKNPPASGYRIRRDIRVLTVTERQKLFRAFNVLYKTGVLQRFARLRGQQVLRTHRGASFLPWHRVLLAAVEEKLREIDPEVSLAYWDYTADYYLPLPSDSVIWSPCFVGNGDGIVREGPFRFMYGGFNTLISRDIAPNGTCPPRLINKDDVDELMRYCYYANITTGNTKTYYTQPHNLEILQNGVHMWVGGDMSNTPAALYDPVFFLHHVFIDYIWEQFRTRQSSLSCRVDVERDYREPGDYAVDNFPGHAPWEEMHGFEYLQNRDGLWRNWTTAFYGYEPAPKCPDCGNSENLYCDREIDPRRPEGVCVTKTKFFCVDQPPLDVERDKPFQEQLGGGAIVTLGTREEGLPGDGRTRFMSQEEGLAILREQVGHVTASPPSVTLNAKEPDAPGNLKPTLTLNLHEELYVISSADSQGALGKYEAIVRALFTTTAVILASLI from the exons ATGTTTTACAAAGGAGTCTTTGGTGTGAGCCTTTGGTGTACGATAGCCGCTTTTGTGAATGCTCAACGGCCTTGCCcgagcgatgtgtttgtgaagcCGGCAGAGGTCCTAGCGTGCGAGCAACGTGCACAG AACGAGCCTGTGAACCAAACCTTAGCTGCCGAGGCGTGTCTGCGGACGTACTTTGTGAACAGAGTCACCGCCAACCCTTTGTTACCAGAAGACTACGCTATGCTCGGAGAATTCGCCGCGAAAAA GTTCGGGAAAAATCCACCTGCTAGCGGCTACCGAATACGACGCGACATCAGAGTTCTTACAGTCACCGAGCGACAGAAGCTCTTCCGTGCGTTCAACGTTTTGTACAAG ACGGGCGTGCTGCAAAGGTTCGCACGTCTCCGCGGCCAGCAGGTTCTCCGGACACACCGCGGGGCCAGCTTCCTTCCCTGGCACCGCGTCCTCTTGGCGGC GGTAGAGGAGAAGCTGCGTGAGATCGATCCGGAAGTGTCGCTGGCTTACTGGGACTACACAGCAGACTACTATCTACCACTGCCGTCGGACTCTGTCATCTGGAGCCCGTGCTTCGTCGGCAACGGTGATGGCATCGTCCGCGAGGGTCCCTTCCGGTTCATGTACGGCGGCTTCAACACACTGATCAGTCGCGACATCGCGCCGAACGGAACCTGTCCACCCCGCTTGATCAACAAGGACGATGTTGACGAGTTGATGAGATATTGCTATTATGCG AACATCACGACCGGAAATACGAAGACCTACTACACGCAGCCCCACAATCTCGAGATCCTACAGAATGGCGTCCACATGTGGGTGGGCGGTGACATGTCCAACACGCCGGCGGCTCTATACGACCCCGTGTTTTTCTTGCACCACGTTTTCATCGACTACATCTGGGAGCAGTTCCGGACCCGACAGTCGTCCTTGAG TTGCCGAGTGGACGTTGAGAGAGACTACCGGGAACCAGGCGACTACGCAGTCGACAACTTCCCCGGCCACGCCCCCTGGGAGGAGATGCACGGATTCGAGTACCTGCAGAACCGCGATGGTCTGTGGCGCAACTGGACCACCGCTTTTTACGGCTACGAACCGGCGCCGAAGTGTCCCGACTGCGGCAATTCGGAGAACCTCTACTGTGACAGAGAAATCGATCCGCGCCGACCGGAAGGCGTCTGTGTGACGAAGACGAAGTTCTTTTGCGTCGATCAGCCCCCACTTGACGTTGAAAGAGACAAACCGTTTCAAGAGCAGCTAGGTGGCGGTGCAATTGTTACCCTGGGAACTAGAGAAGAAGGGCTGCCAGGGGACGGTCGTACCAGATTCATGTCACAGGAAGAGGGCCTTGCTATCCTCAGAGAACAGGTTGGGCACG TGACCGCGTCACCGCCATCTGTAACGTTGAATGCAAAGGAACCGGACGCACCAGGGAACCTAAAGCCAACGCTGACATTGAATCTGCACGAGGAATTGTACGTTATTTCGAGCGCTGACAGCCAGGGGGCGCTCGGAAAGTACGAGGCAATCGTCCGGGCTCTGTTCACCACAACTGCCGTGATCCTTGCCAGTTTGATTTAA